In Malus sylvestris chromosome 15, drMalSylv7.2, whole genome shotgun sequence, a single genomic region encodes these proteins:
- the LOC126603353 gene encoding sugar transport protein 14-like has product MCIYTNTETCALLSLYIVAHHSLQKAVRSTAITDILGRERERERERMAGGFGGDGVVSERAQQYEYRITGYFVFACIVAALGGSLFGYDLGVSGGVTSMDDFLKEFFPKIYRRKQLHLNETDYCKYDNQILTLFTSSLYFAGLVSTFGASYVTRNKGRKASILVGAVSFFLGAVLNASAKNIAMLIIGRILLGVGIGFGNQAVPLYLSEMAPAKIRGAVNQLFQLTTCLGILVANLINYGTDKIHPWGWRLSLGLATVPAVLMFVGGLFLPETPNSLVEQGRLEEARIILEKVRGTKKVDAEFADLVDASNVARAIKNPFRNLLTRKNRPQLVIGALGIPAFQQLTGMNSILFYAPVIFQSLGFGSGAALYSSVFTSGALVVATFISMGFVDKFGRRAFFLEAGTEMICCLVALAITLALKFGQGEILPKGIGIFLVIVICIFVLAYGRSWGPLGWLVPSELFPLETRSAGQSVVVCVNLLFTALIAQCFLAGLCHLQYGIFLLFAGLIIIMSTFIFFLLPETKQVPIEEIYLLFQKHWFWKRIVGDGEQIGPNGRPSQPDGKSGAQV; this is encoded by the exons atgtgtATATACACAAACACAGAGACTTGTgctcttctctctctatatattgtAGCCCATCATTCTCTTCAGAAAGCCGTTCGTTCTACTGCCATAACTGACATattgggaagagagagagagcgagagagagagagaatggcaGGAGGATTTGGAGGTGATGGAGTAGTATCTGAAAGAGCTCAGCAGTATGAGTATAGGATTACTGGGTATTTCGTCTTTGCTTGCATTGTTGCTGCTCTAGGAGGCTCTCTCTTTGGCTATGATCTTGGTGTTTCAG GTGGAGTGACTTCCATGGATGATTTCTTAAAGGAATTCTTCCCAAAAATTTACAGAAGGAAGCAACTGCACCTCAATGAGACAGATTACTGTAAATATGATAACCAAATTCTGACACTCTTTACATCCTCTTTGTACTTTGCGGGCCTCGTTTCTACGTTCGGAGCTTCGTACGTCACCCGAAACAAAGGAAGGAAGGCCAGCATTCTTGTTGGAGCTGTCAGCTTCTTTCTAGGAGCAGTCCTGAATGCTTCTGCAAAAAACATTGCAATGCTGATCATCGGTCGAATACTTCTTGGTGTTGGCATTGGATTTGGAAATCAA GCAGTTCCCTTGTATCTCTCGGAAATGGCTCCTGCGAAAATTCGAGGAGCAGTTAACCAACTTTTCCAGCTGACGACTTGCTTAGGCATCCTGGTTGCTAACTTGATAAACTATGGAACCGATAAAATCCATCCGTGGGGTTGGCGATTGTCTCTTGGTTTAGCTACGGTCCCAGCAGTTCTTATGTTTGTTGGGGGTCTTTTTCTTCCTGAGACCCCAAATAGTCTTGTAGAGCAAGGCAGGTTAGAAGAGGCAAGAATTATACTGGAGAAAGTGAGAGGTACCAAAAAAGTTGATGCTGAGTTTGCTGACCTGGTTGATGCTAGCAATGTAGCTCGAGCCATAAAGAACCCGTTTAGGAATCTACTCACACGAAAAAATCGCCCTCAATTGGTGATAGGGGCCTTGGGAATCCCTGCATTCCAACAGCTCACCGGCATGAACTCGATCCTCTTCTATGCACCTGTCATATTTCAGAGCTTGGGATTTGGCTCTGGGGCAGCTCTGTACTCATCTGTCTTCACAAGTGGAGCACTTGTTGTTGCTACATTCATTTCAATGGGTTTTGTTGATAAGTTTGGTAGAAGAGCTTTCTTCTTAGAAGCTGGAACTGAAATGATATGCTGCTTG GTTGCTCTGGCCATTACCCTAGCCCTGAAGTTTGGACAAGGAGAAATCCTCCCAAAAGGGATAGGAATCTTCCTTGTTATCGtcatttgcatatttgttttggCTTATGGAAGGTCATGGGGTCCTTTGGGGTGGCTAGTTCCAAGTGAGCTGTTTCCCTTGGAGACAAGATCAGCTGGGCAGAGTGTTGTTGTCTGTGTCAATCTCCTCTTCACAGCTTTGATAGCGCAGTGTTTCCTTGCGGGGCTTTGCCATCTTCAATATGGGATTTTCCTGCTGTTCGCGGGTCTAATAATCATTATGAGTACCTTTATCTTCTTCCTCTTGCCAGAAACAAAGCAGGTCCCCATAGAAGAAATATATCTTCTGTTTCAGAAACATTGGTTTTGGAAAAGAATAGTAGGAGATGGGGAGCAAATTGGACCCAATGGGAGGCCAAGCCAACCAGATGGGAAGTCAGGAGCACAAGTTTAA
- the LOC126603351 gene encoding CRS2-associated factor 1, chloroplastic-like, with protein sequence MALNLPTSCPIFAPLLNPSPTHNNPNQHRPPTEVRFARWNNANAEKFNQRRRAQQEIEDDIRRERRFESATRIATLSDSATDTTAAAANATTSSETYKSIGTPSYPSSPSIPGKKSKYSKNPNPTDSHPAFRRVIRPTKLSKIPREKKPAVDRKADISIGDDGLSYVIDGAPFEFKYSYTETPKIKPIKLREPPFTPFGPTTMDRPWTGRAPLPASKKKLKEFDSFQLPPPHKKGVKPVQSPGPYLPGSGPKYVKSREEILGDPLTVEEVKELVKGCIKTKRQLNMGRDGLTHNMLDNIHAHWKRRRVCKIKCKGVCTVDMENVCEQLEERTGGKIIYRKGGVIYLFRGRNYNYKTRPKFPLMLWRPITPVYPRLIQQAPEGLTVEAASEMRKKGRNLIPICKLGKNGVYSELVKNVREAFEECELVRINCQGMNASDYRKIGGKLKDLVPCVLMSFELEHILLWRGREWKSSLPNPENDLKEVKESDVDCSTSIASTSCASEVVGAEGSEDLSPSQYVGPRATVDGVSTVGGTSETEPISDVEGYINNESEAKMTADNSSTIPDNIHYAADKSKTMPHTSEMEPMLANAGCDDEASPTAVMGSEAIAMPIGNSETKLESITAGSGSNENPEDGSLGTEILSEPAKLSAPCIENVLLLLNEAVDSGSALILDESSLNADIIYQRAVAFAQSAPPGPVFKHQRPKKVAVLKRVKVVKQDAGDPVVKEITVSAKRGSEKIQKGSKVKRIRDFGENLVDNVVPQGSLRVDELAKLLA encoded by the exons ATGGCGCTAAATTTGCCCACTTCCTGTCCCATTTTCGCGCCACTATTGAACCCGAGCCCGACCCACAACAACCCGAATCAGCACCGCCCTCCAACGGAGGTCCGGTTCGCTCGGTGGAACAACGCCAACGCCGAGAAATTCAACCAGCGCCGGAGGGCCCAGCAAGAAATCGAGGACGACATTCGCCGGGAGCGCAGATTCGAGTCCGCCACCAGAATTGCCACTCTTTCCGACTCTGCCACTGACACCACCGCCGCCGCGGCCAACGCCACCACAAGTAGTGAAACATATAAATCCATCGGCACGCCGTCGTATCCCTCGAGCCCTTCAATCCCAGGCAAgaaatccaagtactctaaaaaccctaaccctaccGATTCGCACCCCGCATTCCGCCGAGTCATACGACCCACGAAGCTCTCGAAAATCCCGAGGGAGAAAAAACCGGCAGTCGACAGAAAAGCCGACATTTCCATCGGCGACGATGGGCTTTCTTACGTCATCGACGGAGCCCCGTTTGAATTCAAGTACAGCTACACCGAGACCCCTAAAATCAAGCCCATTAAGCTCCGGGAACCGCCGTTCACGCCATTCGGGCCCACCACGATGGACCGGCCATGGACGGGTCGGGCCCCATTGCCGGCGAGCaagaagaaattgaaggaaTTCGACTCGTTCCAGCTGCCTCCGCCGCACAAGAAGGGGGTTAAGCCGGTGCAATCTCCGGGTCCGTATTTGCCCGGATCGGGTCCTAAGTATGTGAAGTCCAGGGAGGAGATTTTGGGAGATCCCCTGACGGTTGAGGAAGTTAAGGAGTTAGTTAAAGGGTGCATCAAAACCAAGAGGCAGTTGAATATGG GTAGAGATGGTTTGACTCACAACATGTTGGATAACATACATGCTCACTGGAAGCGCCGGAGAGTGTGCAAGATTAAATGCAAAGGAGTTTGTACAGTCGACATGGAGAATGTGTGCGAGCAATTAGAG GAAAGAACTGGAGGGAAGATCATTTACAGGAAAGGTGGAGTGATATACCTTTTCCGAGGCAGAAACTACAACTATAAAACTCGTCCTAAGTTTCCTCTAATGCTTTGGAGACCTATCACTCCTGTATATCCTAGACTGATTCAGCAGGCTCCTGAGGGTCTAACAGTAGAAGCAGCATCTGAGATGCGTAAGAAGGGACGGAATCTGATACCAATATGCAAGCTAG GGAAAAATGGTGTATACTCTGAATTGGTAAAAAATGTCAGAGAGGCCTTTGAAGAGTGTGAGCTAGTGCGAATAAATTGTCAGGGGATGAACGCGAGTGACTACCGAAAAATAGGTGGTAAACTAAAG GATCTTGTCCCTTGTGTGTTAATGTCATTTGAACTTGAGCACATTCTTTTGTGGAGAGGACGGGAATGGAAGTCTTCTCTTCCAAATCCAGAGAATGATCTCAAGGAAGTCAAAGAGTCTGATGTAGATTGTTCAACTTCAATTGCATCAACATCGTGTGCTTCTGAAGTTGTGGGTGCAGAGGGAAGTGAGGATCTCTCGCCATCACAATATGTTGGGCCACGTGCCACAGTTGATGGGGTTTCTACCGTTGGAGGAACCTCTGAAACTGAACCCATTTCAGATGTTGAAGGCTATATAAACAATGAATCAGAAGCTAAAATGACTGCTGATAACAGCTCAACCATACCAGACAATATCCACTATGCTGCTGATAAGTCAAAAACTATGCCCCATACATCTGAAATGGAGCCCATGTTGGCTAATGCAGGCTGTGATGATGAAGCATCACCAACCGCAGTAATGGGCTCTGAGGCCATCGCAATGCCTATTGGAAACTCTGAAACAAAGTTGGAGTCCATCACGGCAGGTTCTGGAAGCAACGAGAATCCAGAAGATGGTTCATTAGGCACAGAAATTCTTAGTGAGCCAGCAAAGCTGAGTGCACCTTGTATAGAGAATGTGCTGTTACTCTTGAATGAAGCTGTTGATAGTGGGAGTGCACTTATTTTAGACGAGTCATCGCTGAATGCCGACATTATTTATCAACGGGCAGTTGCCTTCGCACAGTCTGCTCCCCCTGGCCCCGTGTTTAAGCATCAACGACCCAAGAAGGTAGCAGTTCTAAAGAGAGTAAAGGTTGTGAAGCAAGATGCCGGGGATCCAGTAGTGAAAGAGATAACAGTTTCTGCGAAGAGAGGAAGTGAGAAGATTCAGAAGGGTAGTAAAGTTAAAAGAATAAGAGATTTTGGTGAAAATCTAGTAGATAACGTTGTACCACAGGGAAGTTTGAGAGTTGATGAACTTGCTAAGCTATTAGCATGA
- the LOC126603352 gene encoding uncharacterized protein LOC126603352: protein MRRGGSLRESQPTPPIAPSLYKSSNARQKSVWSYFKGGNVNEGMRRLISKFFIYENVPAEKASSHHFKNMVVGCQQAGVGVQPPIPYEIRNKYLDMEYKDIGEYVNKWRSKWETNGCTIMCDGWTGPTRLSIINFMVYSKGKTIFLKSVDASDHIKNYKYIYKLLRDVIMEVGEHNVVQVVTDNGSAFVKAGKKLMKHHNVFWTSCAAHCIDLMFEAMGKRENVATVVKRARTITNYIYNHGWLLAKMREFCKGEIIRPATTRFATNYIALDSLLKKKAGLKQLFTSDDWANHNFSRSNTGRMVESIVLDHAFWTQSEHVCQLFEPLYKVLRIVDTEVYPTMGAVYELMRVVKDELERKHGARWVIKIIEDRWYKTLYHDLHAAAYYLNPRYQYRPGVGDDGTLIRAVHNVYSKLDPASPAVGQFGNELTWFKDARRTFGEPTSIAARTTMSPTEWWIMYGTDAPTVRKLAIKVLSQTASSSACERNWSTFALIHTKQRNRLAHSRLEKLVYCYYNMKLQIRDKEAEIDHVDCGDPLDVFDIVGEDDDTEGNQLFQWIRPLHLDDDKGNPAPRVAEEERNEGINVERVLEEEVGSSSADSLDELFRPRPRNTGIPPSSNPTQPQHRADTNDSSSTRSGDSPTTGGGNDE, encoded by the exons atgagacggggaggcagtcttagagaatcacaaccaacaccaccaatagccccaagtttatataagtcatccaacgcacgtcaaaagagtgtttggagttatttcaaggGAGGTAATGTGAATGAGGGAATgaggcgtctaattagcaagttctttatctatgaaaatgtccctgctgagaaagcatcatcacatcatttcaaaaatatggtagtgggatgtcaacaggccggtgttggagtacaacctcccattccctatgagataagaaacaaatatttggatatggagtataaagacattggcgagtatgttaacaagtggaggtcaaagtgggaaactaatggttgcacaatcatgtgtgacggatggactgggccgaccagattgtctatcataaacttcatggtatactccaagggaaagacaatttttttgaagtctgttgatgcttcagaccatataaagaactacaagtatatttacaaattattgagggatgtaatcatggaggtgggagagcataatgttgtccaagtcgtgaccgacaacggttctgcatttgtcaaagctggaaaaaagttaatgaagcatcataatgtgttttggacatcatgtgcagcacattgtattgatctcatgtttgaggcaatggggaagagagagaatgttgctactgtggtcaaaagagctagaacgataacaaattatatttacaatcacggttggttattggcaaagatgcgtgaattttgcaaaggagaaatcattcgtccagctaccactcgattcgccaccaactatattgcattagacagcctactgaagaagaaagcagggttgaagcaactattcactagtgacgattgggctaaccacaatttcagccgctcaaatacaggtcgtatggtggaaagtatagtgcttgatcatgctttctggactcaatcagaacatgtgtgccaactgtttgaacctctttacaaagttttacggatcgttgacacagaagtgtatcctactatgggggcagtatatgagttgatgcgtgtagtgaaggatgaattggaaagaaaacatggtgcaaggtgggtcataaagataattgaagatcgatggtataaaacattataccacgatttgcatgcagcag catattatttgaatcctcgataccaatacagacccggtgttggagatgatggtacccttatacgtgctgtacataatgtatactctaaattagaccctgcatcaccagcagttggccaatttggaaatgag ctaacatggtttaaagatgcaagaagaacttttggagaaccaacatcaattgctgctcgaacaacaatgtctccta ctgaatggtggatcatgtatgggaccgatgcaccaactgtgagaaagttagcaatcaaagtattatcacaaacagcttcctcatctgcttgtgaaagaaattggagcacatttgcactgatacacacaaagcaaagaaataggttggcgcatagtaggttggaaaaattagtttattgctactacaacatgaagcttcaaattcgagataaggaagcagaaatagatcatgtcgactgtggtgacccactagatgtgtttgatattgttggtgaagatgatgatacggagggtaaccaactttttcaatggattagacctcttcatttagatgatgataaaggcaacccagctcccagagttgctgaagaagaacgtaatgaagggataaatgtagaaagagtattagaggaggaggtgggatctagcagcgctgactctttggatGAACTTTTccgcccaagaccaagaaacactggaattccaccttcttccaatcctacacaaccacaacatcgtgctgatactaatgatagctctagtacaagatcaggagactcacctaccaccggaggtgggaatgatgaatga